CAGTGTAGAGTCTGacgcatcacttcctgttctgaGAGTGTAGTGTTGTAGAGAGCAGGCAGCTCCATCAGCgtgatcaggtgtccacaaacttctCCTGTCTTTATCTCACACACTGAGCTGGACTCcactctctgtcctctctgtccCAGTATGAGATCTGATATGAAGACCTTCTGAGCTGCATCAGTTCCACACAACACCAAATTCAAATTCACTGAAACCAGAGAATAAAAAGAGGCACCAGATTGTTAGCATTTAGtgctaagctaccacatcccaataaaaaaaataaaaaaaaattaaaatggtgATATAAAACTCCACAGAGATTCTTTTAGCTGATTAAAATTTCCAAGagcaaatgaaacatttctcttAGGTGTTGATTGTCATATTTAGCGAGACCAACATTTAATACCTGTCCATTTAAAGGTCTTTACAAACCATGGATTCCTGAAGAATGGCTGCTGTCTATGGGTTATCTACCAGGTCAGGGAGATCCAGTACTTAAGCTACATCATTACAGTTATATTGGTTGATGTAATTTAATTAACAGCAGGATTTCCCGCAGCacccgcctaagctgggaaaccctaccgccttaaataggtcgtccaaaaaaaaaaaaaaaaaaaaaaaaaaaaaaaatcacgtgacgtgaccagaatacccgtggggaagttcccctcattgtgctgagtgttttgatatgtcacatgttcatgttgtgcaaattttagattttgcttgttttgggggcggggctacacgtgacgtcacgtggtgtcgagtgacgtcaccagaatacccggtggggtgccaatacttttggcaaaaagtggctactgagggtttgcaCATTTCaagtcaatactgcagtcattatgggattctacttattatactgcatagaacagtacatgcaattcttaatgttggatgtattgtgtgtgtgagagcttagaggacttttcggaattccctattcaagtctatgggatcgtcgactacgggaaaaccgaaaattccgtcggaactctgaaataaaaactttgtccggagtaaggtcctaaagaacctgtccgagttcggtgtaaatcgctcgaaaacttgccgagttaacctcaaaagtttataatggaagtctatgggaaaaaagcccactttgagcttccgtaccgggaatgccggagtTCCGATTGCTTAGAAAAATAGGAGCAGCGAaattcagaccagggtctacgacatatccgaatttggtgcatgtggctcgaacgccctaggccgcatttttttaaatacatttttgtctaataataataataataataataataataataataataataataataacaacaacaacaacaacaacaataataataataacaacaataacaacaacaacaacaacaataataataataataagcttataacggaaatcagaatgttggcttctacaaagccaacataattaaagGCCAAAACTATAATAATAGATAAGAAGCTTGCTGAATCTCAGGCGAGTGACGTCACACTGAGAACATTAATGATGTAGAAAGTGCAGATGCAGTCTAACTTACTTAAAGGAGGTGGGGTcatacttcttcttctgttCCTGTGCAATGGATCTGTACAAAAATCATCAATACATTCAGTCATACATTAATAAGGTTTGGTCTATAACGCTACAATGCACAGACTTTCACCCAGGTTAACAATACACTGTACAATGTAGGGTTTAGAAATCtaagtaaaataatacatttataactttatgctgagaaaataaaaatgtgtatttgacCTGCAAATATTTCACCTTTAACAGAACAtttgaaatacacacacacacacacacacacacacacacacacacacacacacacacacacacaagctgtctATTAAACCTTCATCTATTAAATGCTGTGCTCTTACACCTGTAACTtgattttatgtgtgtgtctgtgtgtgtgagtgtgtgtatgtgtgtgtgtatgtgtgtgtgagtgtgtgtgtgtgtctgtgtgtgtgtttgtgtgtgtcatctcAAAACAACATTATTACACGTCTGCAGAATTCCAGCCGTGTTCATGTCCCTTTTACACACTAGCACTGATGTATGATGTAAACAGAAGGTTCTGGTGTCgaacacactgataaacacaacacacaccagtcacactGCACTTAACACCAGGaaatcatgtgtaatgtgtccTATTAACTAACAGGAAATGACAATATCTCGATATTCATAAACGGcacttttctatatttctacTTTATTGTGACAATTAAGatcaaaatacattaaaacataATCTACAAACTGTTAAAGTTTTAACTAAACCTGGATTAAAGCGTGTATTTTAATGAGAAATGAATGTCTTACCTTCACACGACGCCATTTTGTGATGAAATCAAAAGTGAAAGCAGAAAGTTTACTGGAGTTAAAGTCCGGAATTCTACTGACTTcaaatcacaacaataaactACGATCTTATTaaatattacttattttatatagtagttttatttgtaataataataataataataataataataataataataataataataataagtaacttatacagtataggggacttttattttgcattagtGTGTCACAGCACTGAGACATCACCGTGACTTTTGTCTTTAATATTCCCATAAATTTAGATACACACTAAATTCAGAATTACCTTAAATATgatttaacaacaacaataataataataataataataattattattattattataacagggGGTcatggtgacttagtggttagcacgttcgcctcacacctccagggttgggggttcgattcccacctcctccttgtgtgtgtggagtttgcatgttctccccgtgcctcgggggtttcctccgggtactccggtttcctcccccggtccaaagacatgcatggtaggttgattggcatctctggaaaattgtacgtagtgtgtgtgtgtgtgtgtgtgtgtgtgtgtgtgtgtgtgtgtgtgtgtgtgaatgagagagtgtgtgtgtgccctgtgatgggttggcactccgtcctgggtgtatcctgcgtcgatgcccgatgacacctgagataggcacaggctccccgtgacccgagaagttcggataagcggtagcaaatgaataataataacaacaacaacaataataataataataataataataataataataataataatgatgtttaAAGTGCTTACTTTAAGTGAAGTGACATTtaggacataaataaataataatacagagagacaaatattttatattatagaaTTAAAACACCAGAAAGATTTCAAGCAAAAAGactcagtgtttattacactgtatgtgtgtctattaTTAAATAAGTCTTCTGTAAAAACTCAATACAGGATACACActgtatgttacacacacacacacacacacacacacacacacacacacacacacacacacacacaattacatcaCCTCTGTTTAAACACATTTGAATGACAGAAAATTGCAGTCACACAGTCATGTATTTAAAATGCTCTTATTGCAGATTACAAACGGCTACATGAAtgtacactaaacacacacacacacacacacacacacacacacacacacacacacacacacacacacacacacacaaacaccacccaTGTAGCAGAAAACAGCAGTGTGTAGAGCACAAAGTACATAAAGGTCACAACATAAACTCTCATAAAGCAGCTACACACAGTAAAGTGCACACATGCAAATTAAACTATACACGAAACCCCACCCACCCagcctctctcactctctcactctctcactctctcactctctcactcactctctcactctctcactctctcactctctcactctctcactctctcactctctcactcactctctcactcactctctcactcactcactcactcactcactcactcactcactcactcactcactcactcacacacacacacacacacacacacacacacacacacacacacacacacacacacacacacacacacacacacacagacacagacacactttaaaGCATGCCCTGTACACATCTACTGGTCAGGCTGATGAGTGTCACACCTTCAGGGGGCGGAGTCAGTGTACATGAATCAGAGTGATAAAgggaagtgggcgtggctaaacTGCAGTAATAATGGAGGTGTGTTCCCACTGCAGTGATGTGATTACAGTTCTGTAGAGCTGCAGTGAGTTTACTGTgttaattattaacattatacagAATCACTTCTGATGGTATTCTATATTTAAccctttgtgtgtttattaataaatggtGTTAAAGACGTTTTCTGTGTAAATCTAAGttataaacactttattaaaGAGTGATTTCTGATTAAAACCTGTAATGATTGACAGCTGGAACTTTACTATGTCTTGTTTAATATTCTTCATCTTGTCCCCTTTGTCCTTCAGACTGACAGCGAATCTGTAGGACATTAAATTTCACCAGTGACACCTGAAGTTCAGTCACGTAACAAACTGGGGAATAAAtcagatgatgtgatgtgataaagtcactgagtgtgtgagcacagagaCAAGTGAGTCCAGGATTCATacagaaacgtgtgtgtgtgtgtgtgtgtgtgtgtgtgtgtgtgtgtgtgtgtgtgtgcgtgcgtgtgtgtgtctgtcacacaTCACAAAGTATCAGCCCCACCCCCTAACAGGTTGCTCAGCAACAAGCCAGGCCCTCTGTCATCAACCTGAGGAGAACCCCATAGGTTGTTGCCGTGGTAACCGGACGGCACCCCTCCCCACACACCGCCCCCCCGGCTGTGACTCCACTGGTTAAACAGAGAGAGTCCTGCTCTGTCCAGGTTGTCCCTGCCGAGCTtcgtctctcctcctcctcctcctgtctcGCTGtccatgtctctgtctgtctctccatctgtctctctgctgtgGGAATGTGTGAAGTAGCGAGCCACATCCTCCTCACTCACAAACTCAGCCAGGATGGTGGTGTTACCCAGGACACACCTACAGACGGACCATCATGTTAATAACCTACAgcttataatgcattataagtGTACTGACATGacagtaatacagtaaataataatctGCTGTTAAAGGTCAAAGGTTAAAGGTGATGAGGTATACATGTGCAGTGCGCTCTGGGCCTTGGCTGCCTCGTCAGGACTGCAGTAGCGAATCAGAGCGCTGCCCTGAGCCAAGCCGAGGTTAAAGGTCATCAGTGGGCCATGCTGCAGGCAAATTGTCTTTAGGGTGGAGCTGtcgatctacacacacacacacacacacgcacacgcacacgcacacgcacacgcacacacacacaaaagcatgtTACAGAACAGTAATTGAAGATTGAGCtgaagattaataaaataattattattattattctacaaGTACAATAATAAGGTGACTGGAATGACCCTGATGCCTCTGGTGTCCAAGCCCAAACCCCATCATGACCTTCTCCCTGACCATGGTGGTGTGAACCTGGTCGTCTACCACAGCTTCATCCTGTAGACTGATGTGTAGACCATATGTATGTGGCAGGTGAAAAGCACCCACACATCAAATCTCACACTGGAAGGTCTTTTACCCCAGTTACAGGTTCTCCATGGagaaacacatgaacacacatgatctACATGCTCCTACCTCACTTCTGCATCACGCTTCACTTGGGATCAGATCTATGTGCTCATGGAGGAAGCTCATGATCCAGGTCTGATatgacaacacagaactaaccACATGTTCAAAGCCATATAGGGTTTACCTAAAGCCTGAAGCTTTAGCCTGAGGAGCTGAGGAGCCACCCAGGAGCACTCCTGAAGTGTCATGAAGCCACCTGAACATTTCTTCTTCTCTACACTGTTCCCCACATCAGTGTTCATTATGCCTGACTCTCCAGCTTTGCTGCTTCATTATAACAAAGCCATGACCTACAGACGAGCACATTCTGTATTACCTGTGGTGTGAGGTTGCTCAGCAGTAGCCATGAGCTTCCTGTAGATGATCCACCACTCCATGAGCTCTctgaaacaccacaacacaaaaacaccaccATGTGACTCCAGAACTCCTCCTGATCATCACATCACTGTACAAGTGTAAAACTTTACCTGTACCAAAAGGTGACTCCAGGCTCTGCCTCTCTGAACCCCACCCTCGGGGCATGTGAGGCTCCGCCCCTAACCACGAAGACTGTTTCTGATGGGTCAGACCCGGAGGGGGGCGGGTCAGCTGGGAGCTGTTTCGATTGGTCCTGTGTCCAATTGGCTCAGGAGGCCAACTAGTGGCCAGCGCAGGGAATTTAGCTATAAACATCAGAGCAGTATTTTTTACcatagtgcatgtgtgtgtgtgtgtgtgtgtgtgtgtgtgtatgtgtgtgtgtgtgtgtgtgtgtgtgcgtgtatacacactggtgtgaaaaagttttgGCCCCTttctggttgttgtttttttttttttgcacgtttgtcacactttaatgtttcagatcaaacaaatgtaaatattagctaAAGAtaacacacttaaacacaacatgcagtttttacatgaaggtttttattattaagggaaaactaaaCCCAatcccacatggccctgtgtgaaaaagtatttgccccctaaacctaataactggttggttCTCCCTTAGCAGCGAGAACTGCATTAAAGTGTTAGTGATAACTTAGTGAGGCTGttacagtgagtctgttacagtgagtctgttacagtgagtctgttacagtgagtctgttacagtggGGATGttacagtgagtctgttacagtggGGCTGTTACAGTGGGGCTGTTACAGTGGGGCTGttacagtgagtctgttacagtgagtctgttacagtggGGATGttacagtgagtctgttacagtggGGATGttacagtgagtctgttacagtggGGATGttacagtgagtctgttacagtgagtctgttacagtggGGCTGTTACAGTGGGGCTGTTACAGTGGGGCTGTTACAGTGGGGATGTTACAGTGGGGATGttacagtgagtctgttacagtggGGATGttacagtgagtctgttacagtgagtctgttacagtggGGATGttacagtgagtctgttacagtggGGATGttacagtgagtctgttacagtggGGATGttacagtgagtctgttacagtgagtctgttacagtgagtctgttacagtggGGCTGTTACAGTGGGGCTGTTACAGTGGGGCTGTTACAGTGAGTCTGTGGGGGGAATTTGGTCTCCTCGTCtttacagaattgttgtaattcagccacattggagggtttttagcatgaaccacctttttaaggtcctgccacagcatctcagtaggacaggtcaggactttgactcgtTCACTCCAAAGTCCtcattttgttcttcttcagctgttcagaggtggacttgctgtgtgttttggatcattgtcctgctgcagaacccaagttcacttcagcttgaggtcacgaacagaaggtcacactttgtccttcaggatcTTTTGGTacacagcagaattcatggttgtgtttatcacagcaagtcttccaggtcctgaagcagtaaaacagccccagaccatcacactaccaccaccatgttttactgttggtgtgaCGTTCTGTTTCTGACacgcagtgttacttttacaccagatgtaacgggacacacacctccaaaatgttcagcttttgtctcatcagtccacagagtattgaCCAAAAAGttttggggatcatcaagattcagtttgcatttagcagacccccttatccagagtgacttacaactgagcaactgagggttaagggccttgctcaggggcccagcagtggcagcttggtggacctggggttcgaacccatgaccttccgatcagtagtccaacaccttataGTCCAACATTTATGCCCAGTCTCTTATGGTGGAGTCGTGAActctgaccttaactgaggcaagcgaggcctgcagttctgtggatgttgttgtggggtctttggtgacatcttggatgaatCGTCGctgctcttggggtaattttggtaaGCCAGCAATTCCGggaacactttttcacacaggaccatgtgggtttggacttaataataaaaaccttcatgtaaaaactgcatgttgtgtttactttgttatatttgactaatatttaaattagttggatgatctgaaacattaaagtgtgacaaatgtgcaaaaaataaaaaaagtcaggacgggggccaacactttttcacaccagtgtatatttgtgtgtgtgtgtgtgtgtgtgtgtgtgttacccgagttgtgtgtgtcagaaacacAGTAAGGCCAGGCAGCAGGTGAAGGCAGTACGGTGTTCATCTCTGACAGAGAGACTGaaattcagttcatttattttacaaaagcaTTAATGCTGAGGAATTAGTGACCACAttagggggtgtgtgtgtgtgtgtgtgtgtgtgtgtgtgtgtgtgtgtgtgcgtgcacatgtgtgtacgtgtgtgtgtgtgcacatgtgtgtgtgtgtgtgtgcacatgtgtgtacgtgtgtgtgtgtgcacatgtgtgtgtgtgtgtgtgtgtacctgtgttaTCCTGCAGTAAGTGGTGTTCAGTATCAGCGAGTGTGTTTTCCCCCAACATTCCACTGTAGGGGTTCGGGTCAGGCTCAGGGCTCTGAACACCTTTCCAGGGAACACCAGGCTgaaactctgacacacacacacacacacacacacacacacacacacacacacacacacacacacacacacacacactctgatatGTATGCACCTGAGTGAGAACATCtcatttagataaataaatgtgtatgtgcattATACCTGGTGGCCAGGTGGGGGTGTTAGGGGCGGTGCTTAATTTACCACCAGGGTTTCGATGCCAATTGTCAATCAGATTTGGGGAGGCCACGCCCACATTCTCCACTCCCACCAGATCATAGTGAGGATACGAGGCGTCGCCTCTGAGCTTCACTGGACCTGGAAAaagacctgcacacacacacacacacacacacacacacacacacacacacacacacacacacacacactcaataccACAGTGCTCA
The Tachysurus fulvidraco isolate hzauxx_2018 chromosome 7, HZAU_PFXX_2.0, whole genome shotgun sequence DNA segment above includes these coding regions:
- the LOC125145187 gene encoding trinucleotide repeat-containing gene 6B protein-like isoform X3 encodes the protein MQQQQQQQQHFLSHRKFSHVPPVHQDPQQLARIMAVLQQRPKTPTSTPGLFPGPVKLRGDASYPHYDLVGVENVGVASPNLIDNWHRNPGGKLSTAPNTPTWPPEFQPGVPWKGVQSPEPDPNPYSGMLGENTLADTEHHLLQDNTAKFPALATSWPPEPIGHRTNRNSSQLTRPPPGLTHQKQSSWLGAEPHMPRGWGSERQSLESPFGTESSWSGGSSTGSSWLLLSNLTPQIDSSTLKTICLQHGPLMTFNLGLAQGSALIRYCSPDEAAKAQSALHMCVLGNTTILAEFVSEEDVARYFTHSHSRETDGETDRDMDSETGGGGGETKLGRDNLDRAGLSLFNQWSHSRGGGVWGGVPSGYHGNNLWGSPQVDDRGPGLLLSNLLGGGADTL
- the LOC125145187 gene encoding trinucleotide repeat-containing gene 6B protein-like isoform X1, whose protein sequence is MQQQQQQQQHFLSHRKFSHVPPVHQDPQQLARIMAVLQQRPKTPTSTPGLFPGPVKLRGDASYPHYDLVGVENVGVASPNLIDNWHRNPGGKLSTAPNTPTWPPEFQPGVPWKGVQSPEPDPNPYSGMLGENTLADTEHHLLQDNTVSLSEMNTVLPSPAAWPYCVSDTHNSAKFPALATSWPPEPIGHRTNRNSSQLTRPPPGLTHQKQSSWLGAEPHMPRGWGSERQSLESPFGTESSWSGGSSTGSSWLLLSNLTPQIDSSTLKTICLQHGPLMTFNLGLAQGSALIRYCSPDEAAKAQSALHMCVLGNTTILAEFVSEEDVARYFTHSHSRETDGETDRDMDSETGGGGGETKLGRDNLDRAGLSLFNQWSHSRGGGVWGGVPSGYHGNNLWGSPQVDDRGPGLLLSNLLGGGADTL
- the LOC125145187 gene encoding trinucleotide repeat-containing gene 6B protein-like isoform X2, which encodes MQQQQQQQQHFLSHRKFSHVPPVHQDPQQLARIMAVLQQRPKTPTSTPGLFPGPVKLRGDASYPHYDLVGVENVGVASPNLIDNWHRNPGGKLSTAPNTPTWPPEFQPGVPWKGVQSPEPDPNPYSGMLGENTLADTEHHLLQDNTEMNTVLPSPAAWPYCVSDTHNSAKFPALATSWPPEPIGHRTNRNSSQLTRPPPGLTHQKQSSWLGAEPHMPRGWGSERQSLESPFGTESSWSGGSSTGSSWLLLSNLTPQIDSSTLKTICLQHGPLMTFNLGLAQGSALIRYCSPDEAAKAQSALHMCVLGNTTILAEFVSEEDVARYFTHSHSRETDGETDRDMDSETGGGGGETKLGRDNLDRAGLSLFNQWSHSRGGGVWGGVPSGYHGNNLWGSPQVDDRGPGLLLSNLLGGGADTL